One Dermatophagoides farinae isolate YC_2012a chromosome 1, ASM2471394v1, whole genome shotgun sequence genomic region harbors:
- the Ns1 gene encoding nucleostemin 1 has product MTKGFHKKPSKRIPAKRRYKIEKKVRDHNRKLRKELKKKTTARNKRKDPGIPNSLPFKEQILNEIQEHKKIAEEIKQVQKMQMKKNRQAKLQESDEDKRKRDFEALLKNAEKRAADFENKTTVEEYLITENSISTSNTKSFYKDVQKVIEASDIIIQVVDARDPLGTRCFEIEEIISKDYPDKKIILLMNKCDLVPKNNLIKWLQYLRNYFITIPFKASTQNQKQNLSTSKVNILYSSDELMKSSKCLGVDFLMKILNNYCHNKNVKTSITIGIVGFPNVGKSSVINSLKRTYVCNVGPTPGLTRSMQMVSLDKKIKLIDSPGIVFAKNLDNQSSSSSSSSSILALRNAINIDKLSDPILPVQAILNRVNAIDLIRIYGLTEFNTVQEFLSLIAKRFGKIVKGGRLDLESSAKKVLHDWNCGKLKYYTIPPENMDSTIDVKFVNEISKEFDLNQMTYEQMMDENLQQFQNTPIDDTFAIKPLVTKIQMTTATDDVCMMELQQTQTNPSTSRTAVTSSDDVEMKEVSGMQLNKNIRTQFKKVKKQRKKDAKLSNQLEQINLQEDYDFDDYF; this is encoded by the exons atgaccaaaggATTTCACA aaAAACCAAGTAAACGAATACCGGCCAAACGGCGGTAtaaaatcgagaaaaaagtTCGTGATCATAATCGAAAATTAcgaaaagaattgaaaaagaaaacaacgGCAAGAAATAAACGCAAAGATCCTGGAATTCCGAATAGTTTACCGTTTAAGGAAcagattttgaatgaaattcaagaACATAAGAAAATTGCCGAAGAAATTAAACAAGTGcaaaaaatgcaaatgaagaaaaatcgtCAGGCTAAACTACAGGAATCTGATGAAGATAAACGTAAACGTGATTTTGAAGCATTGCTTAAGAATGCCGAAAAACGAGCTGCTGATTTCGAGAATAAAACCACTGTTGAAGAATATTTGATCACtgaaaattccatttcaaCTTCGAACACGAAATCATTTTATAAAGATGTTCAAAAAGTGATTGAAGCTTCCGACATCATAATCCAGGTTGTCGATGCACGTGATCCGCTTGGTACACgttgttttgaaattgaagaaattatATCAAAAGATTATccagataaaaaaatcattttattaatgaacaaatgtGATCTTGTTCCGAAAAACAATCTGATTAAATGGTTACAATATTTACGAAATTATTTTATAACCATCCCGTTTAAAGCATCTACACAGAATCAGAAACAAAATCTAAGTACAAGTAAAGTGAATATATTGTATAGTTCGGATGAGCTGATGAAATCCAGCAAATGTCTTGGCGTAGATTTTCTGATGAAAATTCTCAATAATTATTGCCACAATAAGAATGTAAAAACATCCATTACAATCGGTATCGTTGGTTTTCCCAATGTTGGTAAATCAAGTGTTATCAATAGCTTGAAACGAACTTATGTTTGTAATGTTGGACCAACGCCTGGACTTACACGTTCGATGCAAATGGTATCGTTGGataagaaaatcaaattaatcgattcacCAGGTATAGTTTTTGCTAAAAATTTGGACAATCAATcctcgtcatcatcatcatcatcatcgatattggCTTTACGTAATgcaatcaatattgataaaCTGAGCGATCCAATATTGCCTGTACAGGCCATTTTGAATCGTGTAAACgccattgatttgattcgaatttatGGTTTAACCGAATTCAATACGgttcaagaatttttgtcATTAATTGCAAAACGTTTTGGAAAAATTGTTAAAGGTGGTCGTTTGGATCTAGAATCATCGGCTAAAAAAGTATTACATGATTGGAATTGTGGTAAATTAAAATATTATACAATACCACCGGAAAATATGGATTCAACAATCGATGTAAAATTTGTTAATGAAATATCAAAAGAATTTGACCTGAATCAGATGACCTATGAACAGATGATGGATGAAAATCTGcaacaatttcaaaacaCACCAATCGATGATACATTTGCAATCAAACCGTTGGTGacgaaaattcaaatgacaaCGGCAACCGATGATGTTTGTATGATGGAACTACAACAAACTCAAACAAATCCATCGACGAGTCGTACTGCGGTCACATCatctgatgatgttgaaatgaaagaagTATCGGGCAtgcaattgaataaaaatattcgaacACAATTTAAGAAGgtgaaaaaacaacgaaaaaaggATGCCAAATTATCCAATCAATTGGAACAGATTAATCTACAAGAGgattatgattttgatgattatttttaa